Below is a genomic region from Phytohabitans houttuyneae.
CTGCAGCGGCGTGAACGTGCCGTTGACCGGGACGGTGCGGGTGACGTCCGCCGTGTACAGATGTGGCCCCTCCACGCCCATGTCCATGAGCAGCAGCTCGCCCGGGACCGTGGTGCCGTGGTTGCGGATCCAGTGCAGGATCGTGCCGTGGGCGCCGGCGCCGACGATCGAGCTGTAGCCGACGCCGTTGCCGTCGTGGCGGGCGCGCAGGTTGAAGACGCCCTCGATGAGGCGCTCGGAGACGCCGCGGTCGGCCGGGAGGATCCGGGCGACGTCTTCGAAGCCGCGCACCGTCGCCTCGATCGCGCCGCGCAGCTGGGCGATCTCCCACTCGTCCTTGACGAGCTTGAGCTCGGCGATCACGCGGGCCAGCTCGGCGTCGCGGGCGCCGGCCTCCTCGGTGTCGTACGGCTGGACGGCCGCGTCCACCAGCTGGTCGAAGCCGCGCAGCACGCGGGTGCGCCCGGGCGCCAGGCCGGCGAGGGCGGGGGAGAGGTCGGACAGCGCGGCGGTCTGTATGCCCAGCTCGGTGGCCTTCTCGCCGAGCGTCTGGCGGCGCCCGAGCCACAGCTCGCCCTCGCGGCTGCGGAAGAACTCGTCGCTGTCGCGGGGCGAGCGGGTGCGGGTGTACAGGACCGCCTCGCCGCCCGGGTGCAGCACCAGCACGCTGCCGTAGTCGTAGTCGCCGGTGAGCCACGCGAAGTCGCTGCCCGGCCGGAACGTGTAGTTGGTGTCGTTCGCCCGCACCCGCTCGTGGCCGGTGGGCACGACGAGGGTCTCGCCGGGGAAGGCCGCGGAGAGGGCGGCACGGCGGCGAGCGTGGTGGCCCGCGTGTGGCCGCTCGGGCAGCGGCACGGCGTCGTCGCGCCAGCCGGTGCGCATGAACTCCAGGAGCTTCTCCGGGTACTCGGGGTCGTGCGACTCGGTCCGCGGTTTCTCGTTCATTTCTGACTCTCCCGTAATCCCGGATTCCCAGCGTCAGACGTTACCCCCTGTCAGAATGGCGCATATGTGCGGAATTCTGGCTTTCTTCTCCACTCGGGGCGATGCGGGCGCTCACCGGGACGCGATAGCGGGCGCGCTGGAGTGCCTGCACCACCGGGGGCCGGACGAGACCGGCGTCGACGTCGTCGACGGCGACGCGGTCTTCGCGCACAAGCGACTGTCGATCATCGACGTGGAGTCGAGCCACGAGCCGCTGTCGTACGCCGACGGCCGCTACCTGCTCACCTTCAACGGGGAGATCTACAACTACCTGGAGCTGCGCGAGGAGCTGGCCCGCGACCACGGCGCCGTCTTCGCCACCCAGGGTGACGCCGAGGCGGTGGTGGCCGGCTACCACCACTGGGGTGAGCAGGTGCTGACCCGGCTGCGCGGCATGTTCGCGTTCGTGATCTGGGACCGCCAGGAGCGGCGCGCGTTCGGCGCCCGCGACTACTTCGGCATCAAGCCGATGTACTACATGTCCGGCCCGGACGGCCTGTACCTCGCCTCGGAGAAGAAGGCGCTGCTGCAGCTGGCCGGCCAGCCGCCGGTCGACCAGGCCAGCCTCTCCCACTACCTGACCCTGCAGTACGTGCCCGAGCCCGGCACCCTGCACGAGGGGATCAGCCGCATCGGCTCCGGCGAGCTGCTGCGCTACACCCCGTCGGGCGGCGTCGAGGTGGAGCGGTGGTTCCGGCCGGTGTTCAAGCCGGCGCCGGTCGACGACGAGCGCAAGCTGTTCGACCGCATCCGCGAGACGCTGCGCGACAGCGTGCGCGTGCACATGCGGGCCGACGTGCCGGTCGGCGCGTTCCTGTCCAGCGGCATCGACTCGACCGCGATCGTCGCGCTGGCCCGCGAGTTCAACCCGAACATCCTGACCTTCACGGTCGGCTTCGACGTGGAGGGGTACTCCGAGATCGGGGTGGCCCAGGACTCGGCCCGCCACCTCGGCGTCACCACGATCCCGACGGTGATCGGCCCGCAGGACATGATGGACGCGCTGCCGAAGATCGTCTGGCACCTCGACGACCCGGTCGCCGACCCGTCGCTCGTGCCGCTCTACTTCGTCGCCAAGAAGGCCGCCGAGCACGTCACCGTGGTGCTGTCCGGCGAGGGCTCGGACGAGTTCTTCGGCGGGTACACGATCTACCGCGAGCCGCTCTCGCTCAACGCGCTCCAGCGGCTGCCCGACCCGATGCAGCGCGGGCTGCGCGCGGTCTCCCGGGTGATCCCGCAGGGGGTCAAGGGCAAGAGCTTCCTGGAACGGGGTACCACGCGGATCGAGGACCGGTACTACGGCAACGCCCGCATGTTCGCCGAGTCCGAGAAGCGCGAGCTGCTGCGCCGCAACGACGGCTCCGTGCGGTACACCGACGTCACCGCACCGATCTACGCCGAGTGCACGGACCTCGACGACGTGACCAAGATGCAGTACGTCGACCTGCACACCTGGCTGCGCGGCGACATCCTGGTCAAGGCCGACCGGATCTCCATGGCGCACTCGCTGGAGGTGCGCGTGCCGTTCCTGGACAAGGAGGTCTTCGAGGTCGCCTCCACGCTGCCGGTCGAGCTGAAGCTGCCGCCGCGCTCCACCGCGACCAAGTACGCGCTGCGCCGCGCGCTCGACGGCGTGGTGCCGCCGCCGATCGTCAACCGGCGCAAGCTTGGCTTCCCCACGCCGACCCGGGTGTGGCTGCGCGGCGAGATGTACGAGTGGGCCCGGCACGTGCTGGCCACCTCCGGCGCCGGTGACCTGCTGGATCTCGCGTACGCGCAGAACCTGCTGGAAGAGCACCGCCGCGGCGAGGCCGACCACTCCCGCAAGGTGTGGACGGTGCTGGTGTTCTGCGTCTGGTACGGCGTCTTCGTCGACCACACGATCGACCCGGGCATCGAGCGCAACCCGTCCGCCCTGCTCACGAAGCCGGCACTCGCCTCGCCGGTCCAGCCGGCGGGTTGGTGACCCGAACCGAGCAGGCCACGAGCAGGCTCGTCGGATGCCTCAAGCCGGGTGCGCCGCTTTCGTGGAAGGCTCCATCGGGTACCAGGTGGGTGCGTATCGTTTTCCCGCGGTTCCGGTTACCATCGACGACGTCGGCAATTGCTTGACAGACCTGACTCACGACCTGCAGCAGCTGCATCGTGTCCACACCGCACAACCCCTGCGTGAGGGCTACGAAGGCACCATGATCCTTGCTGTGGGCCGCGCCGGGAATACATAGTGACGCCTCGCCGGACGGTGGTCTCGACAGATGAGGATGCAGCCTCGCCAGCAGCTTCTTGAAGTGTGGCGGGCGACCGCCCGGTCATCCTTACAGGACGCCAAGTGGGTGTGGGGCGGCCGCGACCGGGCCAATTCGATCAGCGACGCCGAGCAGCTGCTCTGCCTGATGACACCGGCCACCACTGTGGAGTCGTTCGCGCTCGACCAGCCGAATGCGACGGACGAGGACGTCGCCGGCTCGCTGCGCCTGCTGGGTGACCCGGTCGAGGTCCCGCAGCGACTGGTCCGGATCCTGACGGAGTACATGGAGCGGTACACCGACGCCGAAGGCACGCCGATCTTCGCCGGTGACAGCTACTTCCGCAGCTCCGACCCGGAAAGGGAGCCGACCGACGCGCAGATCGCGCTCGACGTGGTCGACTCCTTCGCCATGTCCGTGACGCTGACGCTGGCCACGGTCGGTTTCCTGCAGGTCTTCCGGGCGGAGCTGCGCCGGGAGGACATCCTCGCCGAGGTCGACCGGCTCGCGGCCCTCGCCAGCACACGCCTCACCGCCGCGATGGTCGGCCTGCTGCGCAGCTTCACGGTCTCGGTGTTCGACGCCGACTCCCGCCCCGGCCGGGCGCTGGTGCGCACGGCAAACCAGAGCGGCCAGCCGTCGCGGCAGGTCGTCGACAGCCTCAGGCGGGCCCTGCGCCAGGTCAGCGCGACCCTCCGAGAGGTCACGATCGGTTCCGGTGCCGAGCAGGTGCTCGACCTCGACAACCCCAACCGCCTCTTCGAGTGCGGCTGGTCCTGGGGCACGGTCAAGGACGCGCCGGAGATCGTGCTGGAAGACAAGCGGATCGACATCGGCCGGCAGCGCGAAGGTGTCGCCGAGGCCGCGCCGTACCTGTACTTCACGGTGGTGGCGCTCGACGGTATCGCCGCGCTCTTCTCCGCGCGCACCCGAATCCTCGGCCTGCTCAACGAGGAGCAGCAGCGGCTCGCGCGTGCGTTGCAGCTGCGGTGGGACATCACCCAGCAGTACTGGTCGACGATCGCCTCGTTCGACCCGGTGCGGTGGCCGCTGGAGGACATCCCGTGGCGCACCACCGACGAGACGGAAAACGACTACTACAGCCTCATGGTGAGCGCGGTGACCGTGCAGGAGCTGGAGAGCCGGCGCGGGTCCGATGTGGACCTCGCCCGGGTCGGCCGGGTCCTGGAGGAGCTGGGCAACCGAGGTCGGGTCACCCGCCGTCCGCTCGCGCAGGACGGCTCGCTCACGCTGCACTCGCCCGGGTTCACGTTCGAGCTGGTGGGCAGCGAGGAGCGGGGCGGGCCGAGACTGACCTGGCAGGCGTCCGACTTCTCGCCGCTGCTGCTCAAGCGCACACTCCAGGTCGCCGGTGTGGTCCGCGACCCGGACCTGCGCGGGCGCCTGCTGGCCCAGTCCGACCTGGTGTGGGACCACCTGGTCAAGCGCCGGCTCACCGACGGCAACGGGCGCGACCTGTGGGACCAGCCGGCCGCCGCGTTCGACCAGATCACCACCGTTGACGACGCCCCTTCGTGGTACTACACCGAGCGTGTCGTCGAGTGCCTGGTCGCGGCGGCAAACCTCGTCGGCCGTTCGCCGCTGCGCAGCAGCCAGCTCACCGAGCTGGCGGGCGACCTGCTCAACGAGGCCGACCACCTCTTCGACCGCGAGCTGATGGGCGGTGGCGGCGACGCCGGCCCCGCGCTGCGGCATGCCCTGCAAAACGCGCGGGCCAGCCTGCGCCGCGCCCGCCAGCTGCTCAGCGACCGCCCCGGCACGGCGTACGTGCTGGCCAGCGACGTGCTGCGCGAGCTGGACCGGCTCGCGGCGGCCCGGCAAAACGTGTTCGAGGCGGACTGAGTGCTCGTTTTCGCGACCTCTGACAAAGGTGGCACCGGACGGTCCGTCACCAGCAGCAACGTGGCGTACCGGCGGTCACTGCAGGGCAGCGACGTCTGCTACCTCGACTTCGACTTCGGCTCGCCCACGGCCGGCACGATCTTCAACGTCGACAATGCCGCCCGCGGCACCCGCTCGGGCAACGGGCTCCATTCGTACCTGCAGGGTCGCGCCTCCGACCCCATCGCGGTGGACATCTGGACCGAGTCCGACCGGCCCAGCCTGCGGCACCGCCCGCCCGGCGCGGGCCGGCTCGTGCTCTACCCGGGCGACGCGGGTGGCAGCGAGTTCTCGCTGGAGGGCGACGAGGTGCGGCGGTGCATCCGGCTGCTGCGCCGCCTCGACGAGGAGTTCGACCTCTGCCTCGTCGACCTGAGCGCCGGCCGGTCGTACGCGACGGAGATGGTGCTGGCCGCGACGGCCGTGCCGGAGATGCGCTCGGTGACCGCCCGCTGGCTTGTCTTCCACCGCTGGACCCGGCAGCACATCATCGCGGCCAACGGCCTTGTCTACGGCCAGCGCGGGATCATCGAGGTCGGCAAGGACCGGGGGCACGAGGCGGTCGAGCTGGCCGACGCGATCCGCTTCGTGCGCACCGCCGTGGTCGACCCCAACTCCGACGAGCTGGCCGGCCTCCGCTCGTCCCAGATCGCCTGGCTGCGCGACTGCAACCGCGACCTGCAGGAGCTGG
It encodes:
- a CDS encoding SCO2524 family protein, whose protein sequence is MRMQPRQQLLEVWRATARSSLQDAKWVWGGRDRANSISDAEQLLCLMTPATTVESFALDQPNATDEDVAGSLRLLGDPVEVPQRLVRILTEYMERYTDAEGTPIFAGDSYFRSSDPEREPTDAQIALDVVDSFAMSVTLTLATVGFLQVFRAELRREDILAEVDRLAALASTRLTAAMVGLLRSFTVSVFDADSRPGRALVRTANQSGQPSRQVVDSLRRALRQVSATLREVTIGSGAEQVLDLDNPNRLFECGWSWGTVKDAPEIVLEDKRIDIGRQREGVAEAAPYLYFTVVALDGIAALFSARTRILGLLNEEQQRLARALQLRWDITQQYWSTIASFDPVRWPLEDIPWRTTDETENDYYSLMVSAVTVQELESRRGSDVDLARVGRVLEELGNRGRVTRRPLAQDGSLTLHSPGFTFELVGSEERGGPRLTWQASDFSPLLLKRTLQVAGVVRDPDLRGRLLAQSDLVWDHLVKRRLTDGNGRDLWDQPAAAFDQITTVDDAPSWYYTERVVECLVAAANLVGRSPLRSSQLTELAGDLLNEADHLFDRELMGGGGDAGPALRHALQNARASLRRARQLLSDRPGTAYVLASDVLRELDRLAAARQNVFEAD
- the asnB gene encoding asparagine synthase (glutamine-hydrolyzing), which gives rise to MCGILAFFSTRGDAGAHRDAIAGALECLHHRGPDETGVDVVDGDAVFAHKRLSIIDVESSHEPLSYADGRYLLTFNGEIYNYLELREELARDHGAVFATQGDAEAVVAGYHHWGEQVLTRLRGMFAFVIWDRQERRAFGARDYFGIKPMYYMSGPDGLYLASEKKALLQLAGQPPVDQASLSHYLTLQYVPEPGTLHEGISRIGSGELLRYTPSGGVEVERWFRPVFKPAPVDDERKLFDRIRETLRDSVRVHMRADVPVGAFLSSGIDSTAIVALAREFNPNILTFTVGFDVEGYSEIGVAQDSARHLGVTTIPTVIGPQDMMDALPKIVWHLDDPVADPSLVPLYFVAKKAAEHVTVVLSGEGSDEFFGGYTIYREPLSLNALQRLPDPMQRGLRAVSRVIPQGVKGKSFLERGTTRIEDRYYGNARMFAESEKRELLRRNDGSVRYTDVTAPIYAECTDLDDVTKMQYVDLHTWLRGDILVKADRISMAHSLEVRVPFLDKEVFEVASTLPVELKLPPRSTATKYALRRALDGVVPPPIVNRRKLGFPTPTRVWLRGEMYEWARHVLATSGAGDLLDLAYAQNLLEEHRRGEADHSRKVWTVLVFCVWYGVFVDHTIDPGIERNPSALLTKPALASPVQPAGW
- a CDS encoding aminopeptidase P family protein, whose protein sequence is MNEKPRTESHDPEYPEKLLEFMRTGWRDDAVPLPERPHAGHHARRRAALSAAFPGETLVVPTGHERVRANDTNYTFRPGSDFAWLTGDYDYGSVLVLHPGGEAVLYTRTRSPRDSDEFFRSREGELWLGRRQTLGEKATELGIQTAALSDLSPALAGLAPGRTRVLRGFDQLVDAAVQPYDTEEAGARDAELARVIAELKLVKDEWEIAQLRGAIEATVRGFEDVARILPADRGVSERLIEGVFNLRARHDGNGVGYSSIVGAGAHGTILHWIRNHGTTVPGELLLMDMGVEGPHLYTADVTRTVPVNGTFTPLQRQVYDIVYASQQAGIDSIKPGVGFKDVHQACMRVLAEGLHALGVLPVSVDEAMESDSTLYRRWSLHGFGHMLGTDVHDCAKARKEKYREGELDEGYVLTVEPGLYFQPEDDLVPAELRGIGVRIEDDVLVTAEGAVILSTGLPRRSDEVEAWLAAQREAGPRLP
- a CDS encoding SCO2523 family variant P-loop protein, whose amino-acid sequence is MLVFATSDKGGTGRSVTSSNVAYRRSLQGSDVCYLDFDFGSPTAGTIFNVDNAARGTRSGNGLHSYLQGRASDPIAVDIWTESDRPSLRHRPPGAGRLVLYPGDAGGSEFSLEGDEVRRCIRLLRRLDEEFDLCLVDLSAGRSYATEMVLAATAVPEMRSVTARWLVFHRWTRQHIIAANGLVYGQRGIIEVGKDRGHEAVELADAIRFVRTAVVDPNSDELAGLRSSQIAWLRDCNRDLQELASQRKVGRTTMLGAIPLDPVLQWREQLISDNDVYARQIANRETVDAFETLAKRLTEEAAWVTL